In Phoenix dactylifera cultivar Barhee BC4 unplaced genomic scaffold, palm_55x_up_171113_PBpolish2nd_filt_p 000480F, whole genome shotgun sequence, the genomic window ATATGCGGGCACACCTATCCAGCCAGATATGATAAATGATGTATGCCATCATGATGCCCTCCCGAGCAAAACATGGGCTCCGCATGGAGGCTCTCAAAACGTGCATCAGGTCCTGGGCCGTCTCCACCGAAAGGGGTAATGTAACAGGGGACCTACTCCATACCTCCCTGGCCCTGGGGCACTGCAATAAAACATGGTCAATGGTCTCCTCCGTCCCCAAACACAGCTCACAACAATAAGAGATCAACATGCCCCGTCTAGCTAGCATGCTCCTGGTCGGTAGACaaccccatgccaccttccagaagAAGAGCGCCACCCGCGGATGACATCGCAACCGCCAGATCCATCTGCCCTCAATCCACCGATCTGGTGCCCTACTGATCAAGGAATGGAGATCCCGAGCTCGCACCTGCACTCGGCCCGTCGACCGCCAGACTAACCTGTCCGGCACCTCCTGCCAGGGAATCGGAATATCCAAGACCAACTCAGCCAACTGCTCCCCAAACACCTCCCGAATCAGACCCTCCCTCCAACGGCCCCCCTCTGGGTCTATCAGATCACGGACCCTGAATCCAGCAATCCTCGCCGAGTCCACCATAGTCGGAAGACGGCTGATCGGCTGCTCAGTCACCCACCTGTCCTCCAAAACGTCGATCGACCGCCCATCTCCAATGGCCCATCTCAACTCCGGTAACACCAGCGCAGCTCTagcacacatctccctccacaCCGGCGAGTGGGTACGGCCGCCACGCACCCCAGGTATCAAAGCTCCatatttggccctcatcagCGAGGACCACAGACTATCCGGCTCTAACACAAATCTCACTGCATGTCGCGCCGCTAGCGCCTCCCGCCTAGCCATCAGGGACTGCACCCCCAGCCCACCGAATCTGATCGGCTGACACACCACCTCCCATGCCACCAAATGGATACCTCCTCTGCCACTACTCCTTCCCCAAATAAAGTTCCTAAAGATCAACCATTCCCTTCCAAAACGTATCATGATCAAAAGCTCCACTTTATTTCCAACCATCCTCCGGAACACTTTAACACCACCCACTTACGCCACCGTCCCAAACCTCGGAAAGGCCATACAACCAATCCCACCTTCCGTCGTAAGCCCATCTTTTGTCGTATTGTCGTATTCATGTAACCAAACGAGAATCCCCACCATCCAAAGCTTCCGGTGGACCATCACCATCACATCACGTCATTTCCGTCGACCCGAATGTCTCGTCTTGTAGATCAACGGCCCGGTTTCTCTCATCCAGAGTCCATAACACCCGATGAactatgggctcgtttggttcgcggaaagtatttttcctcctaggaatatgattcctgggaatcagattcctaggaagaggatacctaggaaagtacttttggcatgtttggttaaccatgggaaagtgacaaatttccaaagtgcttatgtttggttgaccatccactttcctaggaaagttaagtataatttctattatgcccttaataaaaattaggtctttaatgcctctttaatgcttctttaatgctgaagggtctttttaggaaaaaataaaaaagaagtgattcccacctcatgggaaagttactttcccatgtttctcatgggaaaaactttctcatgaaatgtgggaatcatattcccatgggaatacaacttttccatctctctcctttgaaaactccaaccaaacaagaggcatttcattacttttccgttgaccacactttttcccctccttttcctgcgaaccaaactaGCCCTATGATGGTGCGCCGTAGTTAAGACCGTTGGCGTCTGCTAATAATATCAGGGCCGATGGAGGACGTCTCAACGGTACAGATCTTCCGGTTCCGAGCCGGCGCGCGTTAGAGCCCAGTGTCGCTGTCGAACTTTAGTTTGCGATTCTCCGAAAACTATGTCCATTTTAGTTCCATCTAATCTGGAATTTGGAGCTCACacttccctttctttcttccctcttctcGAGGAGCTCCTCGAGATCTAATCAGATCGTGCGAGCGACCGAAACCAGCACCGATCCCTCGAATCCCCGCCGGATCGAGCGCTGCCTTTTGAATCTGGGGCTTCCGGTCGGGATTTTTTCCCCTGATTCCAAGATTTCGAGCTCGGGAGTCTCAGATCGGTCTTGCCCGGCGATttctagggtttgggggtgctTTGAGTTCCCTCGTTTTCTTGCTCGAGATCATGGGTTTCTTCAGTCATCATGGTTGCTCGGCTTGGAATTACCGCCATCTCTGGATTCTAGGGTTTCTTGCGTTCATCCTGGTTTCTTAGTCGCAGTTCTTGGGGCTTCTGTTGACAATCTTGTTCAAAGGTAAAAGTTGtttcttttctcctctctgatCTCGCCGCCATTATCAAGATCTTGCTGCTTGTTTCTATTTCCATTTGTACGGCAAAATCTCATCTTGTTTCCTCGAATAGAACAGTCGACTAGGTTTCTTTCCATATCGATCTCCCTTCGCAACCCGACTCCACGTCCCCTTTCCTCAAAATATTCTCTATATCTGAATGTAAGCTCGAGCTTCGGCCATTGGTTTTTACCTAACATCTGGCCGGTACAGAATCTAGGGCTTAAGCTTGGTCCTTGCGATTTTGTACATCAAAATTTGACCCCATGAACTGGATCTGAGTGTTCACACGATCTTACGACCATGTGGAAGCAATTCCTCAGTAAATTACCCCGAAAGTCCTCGAAATCGGATTGTGCTTCGGATTCCGCACACAACCACCCAGGCAGCAATGCCTCCTCTTCTGGCAACTCAATCCAGCGGACAAACAGTGGTAATGCCGGGCCAGGCCGATCAACCAGTGTTAAGAGGATGTCTTCTGCTGTCTTCCCATCCAGTGTAGTCGCCGGGATTGAGCCTCTCCTGTCATTCAAAGATGTCTCAAACACCGAAAAGCAGAACCTTTTCATCAGTAAGCTGAATCTTTGCTCTGTTGTCTTTGATTTCTCTGATCCAAACAAGAACTCCACTGAGAAAGATATGAAGCGGCAGGCCCTATTAGATCTTATCGATTTTGTCAATTCTGGGACCTCTCGGTTCACTGAGCCGATGATCTCCGCCAGTTGTAAGATGTTCGCCATTAATTTATTTAGGGGTTTTCCTCCAAATTACCGTTCCAACTCTTCCTGTGGTGGGGAGACTGAAGAAGAGGAGCCACAGTTCGACCCTGCTTGGTCCCATCTGCAACTTGTGTATGAATTGCTCCTAAAATTCATTGCATCCTCCTCCCTTGATGCAAAGATGGGGAAAAAGTTCATGGATCATTCATTTATCTTGAGATTGCTTGAGCTCTTTGATTCAGAGGATCCGAGAGAAAGGGATTGCTTGAAAACAATCTTGCATAGGATTTATGGCAAATTCATGGTCCATCGTCCTTTCATTCGCAAGGCAGTAAGCAACATATTCTATAGGTTTGTGTTTG contains:
- the LOC120106156 gene encoding serine/threonine protein phosphatase 2A 57 kDa regulatory subunit B' kappa isoform-like — its product is MWKQFLSKLPRKSSKSDCASDSAHNHPGSNASSSGNSIQRTNSGNAGPGRSTSVKRMSSAVFPSSVVAGIEPLLSFKDVSNTEKQNLFISKLNLCSVVFDFSDPNKNSTEKDMKRQALLDLIDFVNSGTSRFTEPMISASCKMFAINLFRGFPPNYRSNSSCGGETEEEEPQFDPAWSHLQLVYELLLKFIASSSLDAKMGKKFMDHSFILRLLELFDSEDPRERDCLKTILHRIYGKFMVHRPFIRKAVSNIFYRFVFETDRHNGVAELLEVFGSVISGFALPLKEEHKIFLWRALIPLHKPKSVGVYLQQLTYCVTQFIEKEPKLASSVIRGLLKYWPVTNSQKEVMFLSELEEVLEATSVVEFQKCMAPLFRRIGFCVNSSHFQVAERALFLWNNDHVMSLVAQNRQAIMPLIFPALEKNSQSHWNQAVLNLTMNVRKMLSEMDEELFLACQRKFEEDEEKRVAVEEKRKKAWERLEIAAAFQPMTGNTAVLVRPVMAPAIAATLT